A single genomic interval of Trichosurus vulpecula isolate mTriVul1 chromosome 6, mTriVul1.pri, whole genome shotgun sequence harbors:
- the LOC118854450 gene encoding olfactory receptor 4P4-like: MENRNNITEFVLLGLSQNNEVQILCFVLFSFCYVALLMGNLIIMISILISQLIDQPMYYFLAYLSLVDVCYTSTVTPKLISDLLVERKSISYNNCLIQVFTIHLFGAIEIFILTGMAYDRYVAICKPLHYQVIMSRQRCNMMVLASFAWAILHSFSQFIVIILLPFCGPNEINHYFCDVYPLLELACIDTQRVGLLVIFSSGMVAFIVFIVVMGSYTMILYALHGHSSESRRKALSTCGSHITVVILFFGPVLFIYIRPATTFSEDKVFALFYTIVVPMLNPFIYTLKNEDMKYAVMNIWSRNKFLRRKLIF; this comes from the coding sequence ATGGAAAACAGGAATAACATCACTGAATTTGTTCTTTTAGGACTTTCTCAAAATAATGAAGTTCAGATCCTGTGTTTTGTCCTATTCTCATTTTGTTATGTGGCTCTTCTAATGGGAAATTTGATAATCATGATATCTATCCTGATCAGTCAGCTCATTGACCAACCCATGTACTATTTTTTAGCTTACTTATCACTTGTAGATGTTTGTTACACCTCCACAGTGACACCAAAGCTCATCAGTGACTTGCTGGTTGAAAGGAAGAGCATTTCCTACAACAATTGCTTGATCCAAGTTTTTACAATACACTTGTTTGGGGCAATAGAAATCTTTATTCTCACAGGGATGGCTTATGACCGGTATGTGGCCATCTGCAAACCTCTGCATTACCAGGTGATCATGAGCAGGCAGAGATGCAATATGATGGTCTTAGCTTCCTTTGCTTGGGCAATTCTGCATTCATTTTCTCAATTTATCGTCATAATATTATTACCCTTCTGTGGCCCCAACGAGATAAATCACTATTTTTGTGATGTATATCCCTTATTGGAACTTGCCTGTATTGATACTCAAAGGGTGGGACTTTTAGTGATTTTCAGTTCAGGAATGGTTGCCTTCATAGTTTTTATAGTGGTAATGGGTTCATACACTATGATATTATACGCCCTCCATGGACACTCTTCTGAGAGCCGCAGAAAAGCCCTTTCTACGTGTGGTTCCCATATTACTGTTGTGATCTTGTTCTTTGGCCCTGTGCTCTTCATTTATATTAGACCAGCAACCACCTTTAGTGAGGATAAAGTGTTTGCCCTTTTTTACACAATCGTTGTTCCCATGCTCAATCCTTTCATCTATActctgaaaaatgaagacatGAAATATGCAGTGATGAATATATGGAGCAGAAATAAGTTTTTAAGAAGAAAGctcattttctga